From the Candidatus Cloacimonadota bacterium genome, the window ACCCATGTATCTACATCTTCTTTTTTAAACTTCCAAAGTCTCCCAACTTTATGAGCGGGAAGCTTCTTTTCGCTAAGCCATTTATAGACCGTATCCTTGGTTACCCCAAGATAAACACTTATCTCATCAACTGAAAGCCATCTGTCATCCATGATACTGCTCCTTCTCAGATGCAATCGCACCTGAAGATCCCATAAGAATCGGTATAAAAAGGGATCATGTAAGAATAAAACCAGGTTAAAGGGTAAGGTTATTTTGTCAATAGCCAATTTGCATTAATCAAGGCTCTCAACGATATCAGTTACTGACCAATCAACAATCTCGCTATCTCCCACTAAACAACAATTATCCAATCCATGAAATGGCAAATTATTCTTGTACAAGCCTAACAAATAGCTTCTAGTTTCATGCTTCTGAGCTTCCCACCATTCCGGATTGACTGCGAAGGTCTCAGAATGAGAAAAAATATATCTTACTACAGCACTAGGAACGCTTTGTAAATCCAATTCCGACAATGAGCTGATGAACTTGTCAACTAACTCATATCCCTGAATCCATGAAAATATGATCATCCCAGATGTTCTGTAGGGCAGGACTTGCGTAGCAACCATCGGCAGTGCTGTATTAACATCTAAAAAACTCTCACCAATAAGATCATTTCCTTGGAAGTCACAGTATGGGATTGAACAGAATGATGCGATAATCTCTGGTGATTTGTCGATCACGAGTACCTTATAGCAAAGTCCCTTATACTTTTTATCCACCAACATATGATCAAGTTTGTTCTTAATAACATCCAGGTCATTTGCCCCAGCCTTTGAAGCATCCCGATGATCCTCGAGTAACTGCTGCATATGCGGCATATCCAGTTGATCAACATCTTTAGTCCCATGCATGAGATTGAATTCAGCTGAATTCGATTGCGCAATTTTGTTGAACAACTCATGACATACGCTTCTGTACGTAAGCAATAAAATACTTTCTTCATCAATTTCGAAATCTACATTTTCAATGGGCGAGAACAGTTCTTTGTCATG encodes:
- a CDS encoding SEC-C domain-containing protein — its product is MKIHRNALCPCGSGKKYKKCCLLNETRPSPHEFIEATQKAFSKKYCLHPDKSKGLCKGNIIKAHTISKFMLKKTTPNAHVYTPPQFGDLFSQLQRGDDIKLVKRGIGQMSTFTGFCAHHDKELFSPIENVDFEIDEESILLLTYRSVCHELFNKIAQSNSAEFNLMHGTKDVDQLDMPHMQQLLEDHRDASKAGANDLDVIKNKLDHMLVDKKYKGLCYKVLVIDKSPEIIASFCSIPYCDFQGNDLIGESFLDVNTALPMVATQVLPYRTSGMIIFSWIQGYELVDKFISSLSELDLQSVPSAVVRYIFSHSETFAVNPEWWEAQKHETRSYLLGLYKNNLPFHGLDNCCLVGDSEIVDWSVTDIVESLD
- a CDS encoding helix-turn-helix domain-containing protein, producing the protein MDDRWLSVDEISVYLGVTKDTVYKWLSEKKLPAHKVGRLWKFKKEDVDTWV